The Streptococcus parasanguinis genomic sequence CGATTCAAAATCTTTGGATTGCTCAAAAGATCAGACAGGTAAATGTAGCCACCAGGAAGGATACGATCACTTTCAGACAGTTGCTTGCAAAGATCTTCGACGATTTCTTTGGATTCTTGATCTGAGATAGACGGTGTAAAGATAACACCTCCACCAGCTCCTGTAATGGTCTCAATATTTCCGATTTCCATCTCTTCAAACGCACGCTTAATGATCACGATATCTTCTGAGATGGAAGACTTGGCAGACTCATACTTTTCCGCAAACGTATTGAGGCTAGTCAATTCATAGGGATGGTTGATCAAGTAATTAGAAATTACGACCATCCGTTCACTTCTTCTTAATTTCATTTTCTCACCATGTAGTTTTTTCTATCATTATACCATAAGAAGCGAAAAAAACGAACATTCTGATTTACAGAAGGCCGTTTTTTCCTGATTATTTTATTTTTGGCAGAATCATTCCCGTATTTATCCCTGTTTTTACTAGTCGAGATTCGGTTTATAGAAGGAACGATTTTCCATAGCAAAGATTTTATTGGTCATTTCGCCAGGACCAATTAAGCCAAGTGCTGTTGTCATCATCATCATTTCCGCATCCAAATTATCGATCATATGAATAATCTCTGCTTCCATGATCTTTGGACGAACAGGACTACCGTATTCGAGCAAGCCATGGTGACTCAAGATCACATGGCGAAGGACGATGACTTCTTCTTTTTGGTCATCAATCTTCAACTCTTGCAAGACCTTGGTGATTTCTTCATCGATCAGTGCAATGTGGCCGATGAGGTTGCCCCGAACAGTGTATTCTGTATTTTCAGGCCCCGTCAACTCGATCACTTTGGCCAAATCGTGTAACATAATCCCTGCAAAGAGCAAGCTCTTATTCAACTGAGGATAGATATCGCCGATACTATCTGCCAAGCGGACCATGGTTGCCGTATGATAAGCAAGACCTGCTTCAAAGGCATGGTGGTTGGTCTTAGCAGCTGGATAACTATAAAACTCTTTCTCATATTTCCCATAGAGGGCCCGGACAATCCGTTGCCAGACTGGATTTTCAATTTTGAAAATCATGTTTGACAGGTATTCATGCAATTCCTTGGGATCTACTGGTGGTTTTTCCTTAAAGTCTGCTGGATTGTTGGGCTCTCCTGCTTGGGGCAAGCGCATGTTTAATTGGTTGACTTGCGGAGTATTATTGTAAACTTCTCGACGTCCAGACATATGGACCACGCGCCCAGCCATAAAACTCTCTACATTGTGAGGTTGGGCATCCCATAGTTTACCTTCGATTGTACCGGTCTCATCCTGGAAGACAAAGGCGAGGTAGTTTTTCCCGGCCCGCGTTTGACGCACTTCTGCTGACTTGATCAAATAGAATCCTTCGAACAATTCATCTTTTTTCATTTGGTTAATTTTGACCATCATCTTCTCCATCTTCTATATATACATCTAGTCCCAGCAGGTCCTCATCGCTTTCGATTTGGCGGAGTGTCCGCTCAATGGCACTGGTCCGTCTGGTTAGCAAATCATCAATATTATTGGAAGCATTCTTTAAATGGCGCTGAGTCTTGGCCAGAATCCCTCCAAACTTATGGAATTCTGATTTGACCGATCCCAACACCTTGCTAATGTCATCTGCACTCTTTTGGATGTTGAGCGTTTTAAAGCCAACAGACAAGGAGTTCAAGAGGGCTGATAAGGTACTTGGCCCAGCCACTAAAATTTGTTCGTCCCGACGCAAGCGATCGAAGAATTCTGGATTGCGAACCACTTCGGAATAGAGGCCTTCGGTTGGCAAAAAGAGAATTCCGAAATTCGTTGTCGCTGGTGGAAAGAGGTATTTTTGTTGGATATCCTTAGCAAAACGCTTGATACTAGCAAGAAGGGCCTTGCGGTAACGCTCGATCTCCTCTTTCTCTCCTGATTCATAAGCTTCTTCCAGACGATAGTAGTCTTCCAGTGGGAATTTAGAGTCAATCGGCAGATAGACTGGCTCCTCTCCTTGTCCTGGAAGCTTAATAGCATACTCCACGCGCTCACTAGATTGGGGAACGGTGACAAACTCCCGCTCATACTGGGCTGGGGTCAAGATATCTTCAATGATTTGACCCAGCTGCAATTCGCCCATAATCCCACGCGTCTTAGTATTGGAGAGAACTTTATTAAGAGTTCCGACATCCCGCGCCACTGTCTGCATTTCTCCCAACCCTTTGTTGACCGACTCCAATTGTTTTGAAACCGTCTCAAAGG encodes the following:
- a CDS encoding 3'-5' exoribonuclease YhaM family protein, with protein sequence MVKINQMKKDELFEGFYLIKSAEVRQTRAGKNYLAFVFQDETGTIEGKLWDAQPHNVESFMAGRVVHMSGRREVYNNTPQVNQLNMRLPQAGEPNNPADFKEKPPVDPKELHEYLSNMIFKIENPVWQRIVRALYGKYEKEFYSYPAAKTNHHAFEAGLAYHTATMVRLADSIGDIYPQLNKSLLFAGIMLHDLAKVIELTGPENTEYTVRGNLIGHIALIDEEITKVLQELKIDDQKEEVIVLRHVILSHHGLLEYGSPVRPKIMEAEIIHMIDNLDAEMMMMTTALGLIGPGEMTNKIFAMENRSFYKPNLD
- a CDS encoding DNA recombination protein RmuC is translated as MNIILLLIGLLNLGLLIYLLQRSDDTRPALREMLEDHEDHLTDQLDYRFEKERQASQIANQQLEIALTDRLTEMRVEIHQQTTALRAEMNEHFTKNRDKTDERMRQIQESNEVRLEQMRQTVEEKLEKTLQHRLQTSFETVSKQLESVNKGLGEMQTVARDVGTLNKVLSNTKTRGIMGELQLGQIIEDILTPAQYEREFVTVPQSSERVEYAIKLPGQGEEPVYLPIDSKFPLEDYYRLEEAYESGEKEEIERYRKALLASIKRFAKDIQQKYLFPPATTNFGILFLPTEGLYSEVVRNPEFFDRLRRDEQILVAGPSTLSALLNSLSVGFKTLNIQKSADDISKVLGSVKSEFHKFGGILAKTQRHLKNASNNIDDLLTRRTSAIERTLRQIESDEDLLGLDVYIEDGEDDGQN